The following are encoded in a window of Bradyrhizobium sp. WBOS07 genomic DNA:
- the ubiG gene encoding bifunctional 2-polyprenyl-6-hydroxyphenol methylase/3-demethylubiquinol 3-O-methyltransferase UbiG: MSMQQNTSVSAQPGSTVDAAEIAKFSKLSAEWWDPNGKMAPLHRINPLRLGYIRDAACRKFERNVRSLNCLAGLRVLDIGCGAGLLCEPLSRLGAQVIGVDPSQSNIAAAKLHADKSHLAIDYRCTTVEEIDPRERFDIVLAMEVVEHVVDVGVFLKRCAAMLKPNGLMVVSTLNRNWKSFALAIVGAEYVLRWLPRGTHEWNKFVTPDELTKYLLDNRLVITEQTGVVYSPFADKWSLSSDMDVNYMVVAEAMV, encoded by the coding sequence ATGAGCATGCAGCAAAATACTTCCGTCTCCGCCCAGCCGGGCTCGACCGTCGACGCCGCCGAGATCGCCAAATTCTCGAAACTCTCGGCGGAGTGGTGGGACCCCAATGGCAAGATGGCGCCGCTGCACCGGATCAACCCGCTGCGGCTCGGCTATATCCGCGATGCCGCCTGCCGCAAGTTCGAGCGCAATGTGCGCAGCCTCAACTGCCTCGCCGGCCTGCGCGTGCTCGACATCGGCTGCGGCGCCGGCCTGTTGTGCGAGCCGCTGTCGCGCCTCGGCGCGCAGGTCATCGGCGTCGATCCCTCCCAGAGCAACATCGCCGCGGCGAAGCTGCATGCCGACAAGAGCCATCTTGCCATCGACTACCGCTGCACCACGGTCGAGGAGATCGACCCGCGCGAACGCTTCGACATCGTGCTGGCGATGGAAGTGGTCGAGCACGTCGTCGACGTCGGCGTCTTCCTGAAGCGCTGCGCGGCGATGCTGAAGCCGAACGGCCTCATGGTTGTCTCGACGCTGAACCGCAACTGGAAGAGCTTCGCACTCGCCATCGTCGGCGCCGAATACGTCCTGCGCTGGCTGCCGCGCGGCACCCACGAATGGAACAAGTTCGTCACCCCGGACGAGCTGACGAAATATCTGCTCGACAACCGTCTCGTCATCACCGAGCAAACCGGCGTCGTCTACTCGCCCTTCGCCGACAAATGGTCGCTCTCGTCGGACATGGACGTCAACTACATGGTGGTCGCCGAAGCGATGGTGTGA
- a CDS encoding PH domain-containing protein, giving the protein MARYIDEILQPGERVLYSTNAHWIFYLPAILAWVVALALFVLSRQTIVEGLILLCLVASGLVALAALYWTVKGWFHRFTTETDVTNLRVVHKTGFIKRRTFEMALDKVESVDVDQTILGRILNYGDVTIRGVGEGIETIRTIASPLAFRSSITTR; this is encoded by the coding sequence ATGGCGCGCTATATCGACGAGATCCTGCAGCCGGGCGAGCGGGTGCTGTATTCGACCAATGCGCACTGGATCTTCTATCTTCCGGCCATTCTGGCCTGGGTCGTGGCCCTGGCGCTGTTCGTGTTGTCCCGGCAAACCATTGTCGAGGGGCTCATCCTGCTCTGTCTCGTCGCGTCCGGCCTGGTGGCGCTGGCCGCCCTGTACTGGACGGTGAAGGGCTGGTTCCATCGCTTCACCACCGAGACCGACGTCACCAATCTCCGAGTCGTGCACAAGACCGGCTTCATCAAGCGCCGCACCTTCGAAATGGCGCTGGACAAGGTCGAGAGCGTCGACGTCGACCAGACCATTCTTGGACGTATTCTCAACTACGGCGACGTGACGATTCGCGGCGTCGGCGAGGGCATCGAGACGATCAGGACCATCGCCTCGCCGCTCGCCTTCCGTAGTTCGATCACCACGCGGTAG
- a CDS encoding aspartate kinase, producing the protein MSRLVMKFGGTSVANIERIRNVARHVKREVDAGHEVAVVVSAMSGKTNELVAWCTEASPMHDAREYDAVVASGEQVTSGLLAIVLQGMGIQARSWQGWQIPIKTSDAHASARIEDIDGSEIIKRFKERKEVAVIAGFQGIEPKTGRITTLGRGGSDTSAVAVAAAVKADRCDIYTDVDGVYTTDPRIVPKAKRLDKIAFEDMLELASQGAKVLQVRSVELGMVHNMPIFVRSSFDKPEDIDPHANQPPGTLICSEEEIMESHVVTGIAFSKDEAQISVRQIEDKPGVAASIFGPLADANINVDMIVQNVSEDGKTTDLTFTVPAADYTRAKDTITAAKGKIGYARLDTATDVAKISVIGSGMRSHAGVAAQAFSALAGRNINIRAITTSEIKFSVLIDAAYTELAVRTLHTLYGLDQA; encoded by the coding sequence ATGAGCCGCCTCGTGATGAAATTCGGCGGCACATCCGTCGCCAACATCGAACGTATCCGCAACGTCGCACGCCATGTGAAGCGTGAGGTCGACGCCGGCCACGAGGTGGCCGTGGTCGTCTCGGCGATGTCCGGCAAGACCAACGAACTGGTGGCCTGGTGCACCGAGGCCTCGCCGATGCACGATGCGCGCGAATACGACGCCGTCGTCGCCTCGGGCGAGCAGGTCACCTCGGGCCTCCTTGCCATCGTGCTTCAGGGCATGGGCATCCAGGCCCGTTCCTGGCAGGGCTGGCAGATTCCGATCAAGACCAGCGACGCCCATGCCTCGGCCCGGATCGAGGACATCGACGGCAGCGAGATCATCAAGCGCTTCAAGGAACGCAAGGAGGTCGCGGTCATCGCCGGCTTCCAGGGCATCGAGCCCAAGACGGGTCGCATCACCACGCTCGGCCGCGGCGGCTCGGACACCTCGGCCGTGGCGGTCGCCGCCGCCGTCAAGGCCGACCGCTGCGACATCTACACCGACGTCGACGGCGTCTACACCACCGACCCGCGAATCGTGCCGAAGGCCAAGAGGCTCGACAAGATCGCGTTCGAAGACATGCTGGAACTGGCCTCGCAGGGCGCCAAGGTGCTCCAGGTCCGCTCGGTGGAACTCGGCATGGTCCACAACATGCCGATCTTCGTCCGCTCGAGCTTCGACAAGCCCGAGGATATCGACCCGCATGCCAACCAGCCGCCCGGCACGCTGATCTGCAGCGAGGAGGAGATCATGGAAAGCCACGTCGTCACCGGTATCGCCTTCTCCAAGGACGAGGCCCAGATCTCGGTGCGCCAGATCGAGGACAAGCCGGGCGTTGCCGCCTCGATCTTCGGCCCGCTGGCGGATGCCAACATCAACGTCGACATGATCGTGCAGAACGTGTCCGAGGACGGCAAGACCACCGACCTCACCTTCACGGTGCCGGCGGCAGATTATACCCGCGCCAAGGACACGATTACCGCCGCCAAGGGCAAGATCGGTTATGCGCGGCTCGATACCGCCACTGACGTCGCCAAGATCTCGGTGATCGGCAGCGGCATGCGCAGCCACGCCGGCGTCGCCGCCCAGGCGTTCTCGGCCCTCGCGGGGCGGAATATCAACATCCGGGCCATTACAACCTCCGAGATCAAGTTCTCGGTGTTGATCGACGCCGCCTATACCGAGCTGGCGGTGCGCACGCTGCACACGCTCTACGGTCTCGACCAAGCTTAG
- the ptsP gene encoding phosphoenolpyruvate--protein phosphotransferase has product MRSASGGPRVLLRRLRETMAEQVSAQERLDKIVVLIAANMVAEVCSVYVLRIDNTLELYATEGLNREAVHHTVLSAHEGLVGLVASEATPLNLSDAQSHPAFSFRPETGEEIYHSFLGVPILRAGNTLGVLVVQNRAKRNYVEEELEALQTTAMVLAELIASGELSALAQPGQEPAARHSAQKVGAILSEGIALGHVVLHEPRVVIKDYIAEDLPKEIKRLDTALAKLRADLDRMLERGDVAEGGEHREVLEAYRMFANDQGWSHKLHEAVATGLTAEAAVERVQSDTRARMLRSTDPYLRDRLHDLEDLGYRLMRQLVGQDHAPSREQLPDNAIVIARAMGPAALLDYDRKRLRGIVLEEGTANSHVSIVARALGIPAVGEVPNAPGIADPGDAIIVDGTSGSIYVRPSQEVEAAFAERVRFRARRQAQYLALRDRPCVTKDGQKVELMINAGLAIDLPHIEDTGSAGIGLFRTELQFMVGQSLPRTSDQLALYRTVLDAAGSKPVTFRTLDIGGDKALPYMEAVIEENPALGWRAIRLGLDRPGLLRGQIRALLRAGGGRALRIMFPMISEVAEFDAAKALVERELTYLRQHGHTLPERIDIGTMVEVPALLYQLDELLRKVDFISVGSNDLFQFLFAVDRGNAKVSERFDTMSAPILRALRQIAHKCHAAKKSLSLCGEMASKPIGALALIALGYRSLSLSATALGPVKAMVLDVDAKKAEAMLGPLLDAPAGSVSIRQKLTEFAEAEGLAL; this is encoded by the coding sequence ATGCGGAGCGCGTCGGGAGGTCCCCGCGTCTTGTTGAGACGGCTCCGCGAAACCATGGCGGAGCAGGTCTCGGCCCAGGAGCGGCTGGACAAGATCGTGGTGCTGATCGCCGCCAACATGGTGGCCGAGGTGTGCTCGGTCTATGTGCTGCGCATCGACAACACGCTCGAGCTCTACGCCACCGAAGGCCTCAACCGCGAGGCGGTGCACCACACCGTGCTCAGCGCCCATGAGGGCCTGGTCGGCCTCGTCGCCAGCGAGGCGACGCCGCTCAATTTGAGCGACGCGCAGAGCCACCCGGCCTTCTCGTTCCGCCCCGAGACCGGCGAAGAGATCTACCATTCCTTCCTCGGCGTGCCGATCCTGCGGGCCGGCAACACGCTCGGCGTGCTGGTGGTGCAGAACCGCGCCAAGCGCAATTATGTCGAGGAAGAGCTCGAAGCGCTGCAGACCACCGCGATGGTGCTGGCGGAGCTGATCGCCTCCGGCGAGCTCTCCGCGCTGGCGCAGCCGGGCCAGGAGCCCGCAGCGCGCCATTCCGCGCAGAAGGTCGGCGCCATCCTGTCGGAAGGCATCGCGCTCGGCCATGTCGTGCTGCACGAGCCCCGCGTCGTCATCAAGGACTACATCGCCGAGGACCTGCCGAAGGAGATCAAGCGGCTCGACACCGCGCTCGCCAAGCTGCGCGCCGATCTCGACCGCATGCTGGAGCGCGGCGACGTCGCCGAGGGCGGCGAGCATCGCGAGGTACTGGAAGCCTACCGCATGTTCGCCAACGACCAGGGCTGGTCGCACAAGCTGCACGAGGCGGTCGCCACCGGCCTCACCGCGGAAGCCGCGGTCGAGCGCGTGCAGTCCGACACCCGCGCGCGCATGCTGCGCTCGACCGACCCTTACTTGCGCGACCGCCTGCATGATCTGGAAGATCTCGGCTACCGTCTGATGCGGCAGCTGGTCGGCCAGGACCACGCGCCCTCACGCGAGCAGCTGCCCGACAACGCCATCGTCATCGCGCGCGCGATGGGCCCGGCGGCGCTGCTCGACTACGACCGCAAGCGCCTGCGCGGCATCGTGCTGGAGGAAGGCACCGCCAATTCCCACGTCTCGATCGTGGCGCGCGCGCTCGGCATCCCCGCGGTCGGCGAAGTGCCGAACGCGCCCGGCATCGCCGATCCCGGCGACGCCATCATCGTCGACGGCACCTCCGGCTCGATCTATGTGCGTCCCTCGCAGGAGGTCGAAGCGGCCTTCGCCGAGCGCGTGCGCTTCCGCGCGCGCCGCCAGGCACAATATCTGGCGCTGCGCGACCGGCCCTGCGTCACCAAGGACGGCCAGAAGGTCGAGCTGATGATCAACGCGGGGCTCGCCATCGACCTGCCGCATATCGAGGACACCGGCAGCGCCGGCATCGGCCTGTTCCGCACCGAGCTGCAATTCATGGTGGGCCAGAGCCTGCCGCGCACCAGCGACCAGCTGGCGCTCTATCGCACCGTGCTGGATGCCGCCGGCAGCAAGCCCGTCACCTTCCGCACGCTCGACATCGGCGGCGACAAGGCGCTGCCCTACATGGAAGCGGTGATCGAGGAGAATCCCGCGCTCGGCTGGCGCGCGATAAGGCTCGGGCTCGACCGCCCCGGCCTGTTGCGCGGCCAGATCCGGGCGCTGCTGCGCGCTGGCGGCGGCCGCGCGCTGCGCATCATGTTTCCGATGATCTCGGAGGTCGCCGAATTCGACGCGGCCAAGGCGCTGGTCGAGCGCGAGCTCACTTACTTGCGCCAGCACGGCCACACGCTGCCTGAACGAATCGACATCGGCACCATGGTCGAGGTGCCCGCCCTGCTCTATCAGCTCGACGAGCTCTTGCGGAAAGTCGACTTCATCTCGGTCGGCTCCAACGATCTGTTCCAGTTCCTGTTCGCGGTCGATCGCGGCAATGCCAAGGTCTCCGAACGCTTCGACACCATGTCGGCGCCGATCCTGCGCGCGCTGCGCCAGATCGCGCACAAGTGCCATGCCGCAAAGAAGTCGCTCTCGCTCTGCGGCGAAATGGCGTCGAAGCCGATCGGCGCGCTGGCGCTGATTGCGCTCGGCTATCGCTCGCTGTCGCTGTCGGCAACCGCACTCGGCCCGGTCAAGGCCATGGTGCTCGATGTCGACGCCAAGAAGGCCGAAGCCATGCTCGGCCCGCTGCTTGACGCGCCGGCCGGCAGCGTCTCGATCCGGCAGAAGCTGACGGAATTTGCCGAGGCCGAAGGCCTGGCCTTGTAG